cttcttcttcttcaataattttttctggtttttgatttgatCATGgccagctagctagctagctctgGTTATTCTGAAAGTTTCGGATGAGGATCTTGGAAGCAGTTGGCTCCTCCACTGCTTGCTCTGGTTCCACGTCCCATCCGGGATTCATGGCGCCGCCGCTGTCGGTGGGGAACTGCGGCAGCGCCGCCATTTGTGATCGCGGCGGCTGGAggaacggcggcggcggcggcgcgtcGAAGCTGGCTGCTGCTGCTCCTCCTCTTTGTCTTTGCATGTCGTCGTTTAAGAGCGATAGATTGAATTTGTCGTGGCCACGGTACTTGGGAGGGATGGCGTTGGAGGAATCGGCAGTTGCACTGACGGTGGTCGCGAAATGACTCGGGGGCGAGATGGTGCGGTCGAAGAAGGAGGcgacggaggaggaggaggaggaggagagagggGAGGGGATCATGTTGTGGGCGGATGGCCGGAGGAGGAAAGGGGGGACGACGCCGGCGGCCGCGGCGCCGAAGAGGTCGAGGCGAGAGCGGGCGGGGAAGGGCGCGGCTACGGCGGCGGCGAAGGGGGGAGTGGGGAAGCCGGTGAACTGCTGCACCATGGCGCGGAAGTTGGAGGCCTCGGTGTTGATGACGGTGGTCGGCGCCCGCCGGGAGGCTCTCGTCCGCTTCTTGGCCCCTCGCGGCGGCGGCGGTTGAGATGGAGCTGAGagaagcggcggcggcggcgggggaggggaaggaggaagaggaggagggagaGAGCTCCAGGCGGATGAGGCTTGGAGGGAGAGGGGCGCCGCCTCCGGAGGGGGCGGGAAGGGGAAGGGCGCGAAGTAAGGCGAGAAGGAATCGAAGATGGAAGATGAGAAAGAAGTATTGACCGGAGGAGGTGGATGAGACGGAAGGAGGTTTAAGAAGGAGGAGAGATCAGCTCGGGAGCCGACGGCGTCGTCGTCAAACTCCTCGTTGTCGCCGCTGCTGGAGCTCTGGTTGCTGCCGCTGTTAGTAGAATCCATGAACGACAGCAGTAACAGCAGCAGAAGAAATAGGAGGGcaaggagaaaaaaaaacaaacaaaacacagaaggagaggagaggagaggaagagaggtaaACAGAGGAATAATTGAGACCATGCTTCCGCTGATACTTCATTCAAGAATTGGTGGGGCCCATCCAACAAAAGCTTATACCTTCTTACCAAGTTAATTCGCCTCTGTCAAATTGTTATTCAAATATTCCTCTTGgctataatatatattttttaataaaaattgagACACACAAATGCTTTCTAATTTATAGTTTTTCAATTTCTTAAATATCGGGGTTCTAATTTTGATGAATcaacatatgattttttttaataaaaattgagttgataaaataataataaataaataaataaatagataaagagagagagaggggtttGGTTAGTTTGGTAAACCATTTGGAGGGAGGATTTAGCTGCAACCGCCGGACTCCCTCCGACTCGACCAAATTGGTTGGACCATGTCTCCAGTTTGTTGCAACCACATCGAATATCCCAGCAAATCTCTCCTTATTTTAATCACTCGATCGTCGTAACTGCATTACAATAATCATTTTTCATTCCattgtttaagattaaaattaacatGATCCAAGACTCGCCATGCAGCTTTATATATACAAGTATATATACATGGCATCTGTTGTGAGGTGGATGATTTTGACCGGTAACACCGGTCGACATTAATTAGCTGATGTGTATTTACAACTAATATTTTATTATCCATGCTGCAATtattatgattatatatatataattcaccACGTATTTCTGTTCTTCTAGATTATTTAGCCTTTTTGAGAGAGTTTCAGATAAGAAAGAACAAGTATTGATCCTGTCCGTACACTAAATCGATAGAAATTGAGGACGTGATGCTCTCTACTGTTCCCAGGTGATTTTTGCAGCGACATAAGTCTCCGATGAACCTGCAATAAAGTCGGACCGGGAAGAAGTTCGCAGcgatgaccctccaacgctcaagtcaggcgatgaCAAGAAGAAACAGCGGCAGAATAGGGACTGTGACTACAGTAGATGAGAAGAAAATCATACCTCCATTGAAGtccgggggtctttatataggaccccggagaggcgcgtgcacgcttcccaagatgtgcacgttcctcaaagcataccttggaATGACTGTGTCAGAAAAAtatgtctgacgccatactgcaattgtccgagcatatctctgtcaTGACAGCGGAAACTTCCTCCGTATGATCCTTGGTACGACtcgaccgccgaccatgctgcttgtTGGCGACAAacgtctcgagaatgatatcactagctgccccttttgtcctcttctaagcccTTTGTCTCTAGTTGGACCGGTCGAGCTGATCGCTCGACCTCCAAGGGGCCCGGGTATACACGCACCTCGGACCGGGCGAAACGACCGCTCGATCACATGCTCGGATGGGACACCGACTAGTGGTTCTGCAGTTCAACCAAGCAACGTAGCTACTCGGCATAGCGGTTCCTTCATAAGAGAGCTTGTAAGCGTCGAAAGCTCAACTTGAGGTCAAGCTATCTTCGTGCCGGCCCGGGGTCTACTCAGGCCGGTCGGCCAAGAGACTTCCTTCTTGCTCAGCCAGACCTTTGATTCtccatccttaccaccggatcaagtatatttttaagtttataaCTTATATATTAGCTTACTTGGAAAACAGGACATTTCACTTAAATCTACAACCAAAATAACACAAACCAAATCAATTTCATTCCAAGTTCAAAAGTTGATCCCTTAACGGGAAACCAATCGAGAGATATCGCTGGATAGGAACTCATAAATGAATCGAACAGTCAACTTTACAGTCACCAATAAATGAGACGACCGATACTTACGAACTCATACAGCATGCCTTGTTCTTCGGTATCTCCTGAGCTGGCCCAGGCATGATAATCTTCTTACCGGGCAGGGTCGACGTGCCATTGCTGTTTTGAGGCTCTGAAGTTAGGTTTTTCTTGTTGACGATGTTGAAGATCTCGGCGAGCAGTGTCTGGAAGGCGTTCTCAACGTTGGTAGCCTCGAGTGCGGATGTTTCTAGGAAGAAGAGGTTTTCCTTCTGTGCAAATTCTAGAGCAGCTTCTGTTGTTACTGCTCGCTGGTCCTTGAGATCGGTTTTGTTGCCTACTAACATGATCATGATGTTCCTGTCAGCATGGCTACGCAGCTCCTCAAGCCATCGAGGAATGTGATCGAAGGTTTGACTCCGCGTGATATCGTAGACGAGCATCGCCCCAACTGCACCTCTGTAGTATGCACTAGTGACAGCTCTATACCTGACAATTTTATCAGCAAATATTCATCAGATTGCAGTCCAAGCAAGCATACGATGCACCAAATCGTTTTGTCATGAAACTGAGCAAATATATTGCAACAGCTTACAAGGATCGGAACCAGTAAGAttgagaaataaaaataattgagCATATATGACAACTGCATCCAGCTAATTAACTCATTGGGGTTTAATTTTTAGGTTGtacaaattaagaaaaataatatgAATAGCATTATAAATGAGTATACAATCAATGTCAAGAACATAAGCAATCCACTCTGAACATTGCGGATATAGCTTCTCTTGCATTACAACAGATTCTCATTCTGGCACTGTATTTCTCTATGATCAGTAAAAGTTCAAGGATGAGTTTAAATTCACGGATTAGTGAATGGCATGTTCTGACTGGATGTATATGAAGTGGGATCCATGACTAAGAAATTGTCACTGTTTGAAGTAGAGTTGATAACAAGATACTTGTATCTTGTTTGTGGCACTAGCCTCAATCAACAAAGTTGCTCCAACAGCAGTAAATGTATGGTTGTGTATACAATGAAGAATGACAAACTCGGCTAATTCCAATATGATTTGGCTAAGTTGGATCAACAacactaacaaaaataaaaacaataaatcacaacactaacaaaataaaaacaataaatcacAACACTAACAAAATCATATGATGTGATTTAGAGTCTCCACTTATACTGCAATACCTATGATGTGTTTGATGTATCACCTCTGAAAGTTCATTATCCCACCTTTTAAATCATACAATGTGGTAGGCCTCTCTGCAAGTAAGAATGGTACATTGCTATAACTCCTAAAGACGACAAGCTTTAAAGCAGTCGATGTAGGCCCTCAACTAAATACCCCAACTAGTTGAAAAAAAGCATTGATCTAGGACATTTAACCCTTTACCTAAAAACACCACTCAGGTCATGCTCACCCAAGGTCGACTTAGGCAAGCTCTTGTCATTACTAGAGACCTTCTAGCAAAAGATACAGTTcaatccaaatcaaatacttgtAGATACCCTCTAGAAGTAAACAAGCTTACAAAACTCAAACACACCTTTAAAGATATTGATCTAACCGTAGGTTAGAAGTGTTACCTAAAAGTGTTTCAAGATTAAGGATAAAATCATTATATTTTACTTCCAAAAGTCTCTTATTTTCCTTTGGCACTTGAAAGAAAATTAGGATGATCAAAAGTGTTTTTATGTAAATATTAGGTGCCAAAGAAAACACCAACAGATCCTTTATACTCGATATCAGGCACACAACCCATCTTCGGACTGCATAATGATTGTCGATCTCCCTCACCTTGAGTTTTGTTTATCTCCAAAAAAAAATTCCATTACAGATGTACATCAACCTCTTTTCTATCACCAACAATCAATGACCCGTATGTTCAAACAGTCTCACTCTCCGCTCATGTCTGTCAAGAAAGAATTCTAAGTAGGAACAAAAGAATTCAGCTGTATCAGGCTATTTTTCTTCAATTTGGCTGTTTTTTTCTCACTATCTCAATCAATTACCAACTACTAATCACAAATTCATACCAACTTGTTCTTGATTAATAGGGATTTCACAAATCTCAGAGGGATGTCGGATTTCTCACTTAGAATTGGATCAACATTGGACGATCCTGATCCAACTCAGCTGATCAGATTGCCGATCTGACCACCAATTCGAGTGAGTTCATCATCCATGATTCAAATGTTATTTTGTCATTCACTTTTGTaacaaaaggtgattacgctcccCAGGTTATTTTGCCATTCACAAACCAAAAATATGTTGACAAAATGCTAATATGGAACAAGAAATAAGATATCTCATCATCTAACAGATACCATCTACCAAAGAACACAagattcatcaaataaatttatAACTTTCTCCACTTAGATTCATCCAAGAAAAAGCTATGCACGATCACCCTTAAGATAAATACCACATAAGAACCCAAAATGTGAAAACCAATTTCAAAACCGCGATTAATTCACCGCCCATATTTCACTGTCATTGCAAGTAAACATTCGCTTCCCGAAGTGTCAGATAAAGAAACCCAAATTCAATAGCGCAAGAGACAGAATGGAAACGAGTTAGCCAAAAACTGCCGGATGCCAATCACACAGAAAAAAAGCTAGATCTAAGCAGTTGGTACGATGAAAAGCGAGTTAACGAGTAAATAACACCTCTCTTGCCCGGCGGTGTCCCAGATCTGGGCCTTGACGCTCTTGTGCTGGATGACGAGGGTCCGCGTCTGGAACTCCACCCCGATGGTGGCCTTGGAGTCGAGCGCGAACTCGTTCCGCGCAAACCGCGCCAGGATCTGCGACTTCCCGACCGCCGAGTCGCCTATCAGCACCACCTTGAACACGTAGTCTATC
This window of the Zingiber officinale cultivar Zhangliang chromosome 3B, Zo_v1.1, whole genome shotgun sequence genome carries:
- the LOC122055593 gene encoding ras-related protein Rab11D-like — translated: MAGGASDKIDYVFKVVLIGDSAVGKSQILARFARNEFALDSKATIGVEFQTRTLVIQHKSVKAQIWDTAGQERYRAVTSAYYRGAVGAMLVYDITRSQTFDHIPRWLEELRSHADRNIMIMLVGNKTDLKDQRAVTTEAALEFAQKENLFFLETSALEATNVENAFQTLLAEIFNIVNKKNLTSEPQNSNGTSTLPGKKIIMPGPAQEIPKNKACCMSS